The genomic stretch TTCCAGAGAAGTACGCACTTCAGCAGCTGCAGCGGTTCACACAGGAGTTTTTGCGGTCGCGCATGATCGGGTTGCACCAGTTCCTGAACCGGGTGGTTGAACATAAGGTGCTCTCAAAGGACGAAAACCTCAAGGTTTTCCTCACATCTAAACCTTACGTAAGTTTGCAGTTAATGTGTTTTACACATATCTCCCATGCACTCTCCTTTAGACTACACCCTTTGCCCGAATTTTGATCTCACTTTTTTAAATGGAACAGTTTCTTCGTTACCTTCAGTTTACTTGTGTTATCTGTATCCGTATGGATTTGACTTTTTGGGGTGAAACCCTATAGCACCACATACATGCTCCCAGCTTTTGTCCAGATCGGGTTAAACGCAATTTTTCCACAAATTATCTTTAGATTTCATAACCACAGCACATCAAAGGGGTTCTGGTTCTGAACCACATCATCCAAAAGAGCCATCGTCAATGCATGTGCACCCAATTTGGCCGAAGGCATTTAACTCAAAGAGCCAATCCCTAATTACGTGCGGTTCACGACAGCCACAGTGCATTGCAGGAATTTGTGGCGCACCGCAAGAAAGACAGTGTGGGCCTGGTTGGCCGTGTGTCGGACACTATCCAGAGCCTGGCCACGCCTTACCTGCTGCGCTCGCAGCCTCCTCCGGAAGAGTTCCAAGCGGCTTCTCAATATGCGACGTTGCTGGGCGATAAACTGGCCTGCACGGAGAGGATTGCACAGCGCATCTCGAAAGAAGAACAAGGTTAGAACATTTTGGTTTGTGCCAAAAAATTATCTCTTAAGACAGGGGACAGTGACGGCGCCTTCTCTCGTACTCATTAACATCACGTACAGTTTTTCAATATCACGACTTTTTTCGGGTTATATCCGTTTATGCCCAATATTTACCCCCGCCCCCCGATTCAAATCAGCAGAAagagggtttaacccgatatttcCCAGAAAACTGACTGATCCAAAATCTGAAAACTGATGAGTTCTGATGAGTGAAATTTGAAAACTGATGAGTGAAAACTGATGAGAAAACATGAAAACTGATCCAAGTTATCACAactaacacagaactttggaaactgtAAATAACGGCACCAAGACAACACGAAAAGAAGATAGGACAATACAACGCCAAACTTCGAACTGTTTACTACACAGGAAAAACTCTCAAGTATCAACCCACCACCTACCGTTatagaatgtttttttttttttatatatatagacTGATTTAGACTGTTTTTATATATAGACCGATTTAGACACCCACGTGTTGAAGATACATTATCTCCTCTTCTGCGATAGTGATAGAAGGAGCACTAACACACTTATCACTACCCGTGTTCGCTGTGTGATAAGCTTCCGGAATCTCTCTTTGAATTCGTTCCTTATATCTGCCAAGGACCACAGTCCGCTCGAACACCGGAGTGCATGTGCACCTGTCCGCACGGACAGCTaaatgaaagacgaatgaaaagttgcacTCCAATATTTGATCgcgaatttgataacttttgacacgaaggaagTAAAGCTtaacactgtttttcggagaactatataccctcgttcccagtcgccacgCTGCCAAGTGCAGCGCGATGCAGGCTATTTGCTTGTGGTACTCAGCCAGCAAAGTGTCGTCGAAAACGCAACAGTTTTGCGAAATAATCaaatgtttcgctagtttcgagaaaaagaaataaaaacataGTGAACGTACCTGCGtgtgcgaatgacattctgtttcttcgtgtagctcggtGCAAGACAAACTAATGACATTCAGTAcgactgtcattcgctgggaatgccattcagttTGGTGTGACACAATTTCCGTCGCGTTCTGCATCCTACTGGTCACTGTCTCACTGCTCCAGCTGACCAGTACATGAACGCATCAAAAGTATCGAAAACACATACTGATCTAGATGCCGCCTTTGACACCTACAGGGTGTATATATCAAAGGGGAAAATGTGAACAAGGTGTCTCCCATCTCTTCAGAGCACGTGCTGGAGTTGAACGAGCTTCAAGCAGCTTTCACACTATGGGGAGCTTCGGAGAGTGAACTCGGGCCTGGACTGTGCGCACTTGCAACAGCTCTCGATAAGTGTGCGTCAGCTCAGCAGGAAGTGGTCAGTGTCTCCAACTTGATACTACTGAGTTTAAAGCGGTACAGAGGGCCATTAAAAAAattgaaagtgtgtgtgtcattttatcGGATGGCGCGAAGGGTTTTGGTGCGCGCAATtcatttcccagaaaaaaaaaactcgcataaacgtggctccgcgcgttcacccttaactctctactccgggtataacgaggaaaagaaggtatgatgccacgtcaccgatgacgttataaggagaactcgttccgGTTCGTCGGTCAGTGGAAGTCAGCGCCCTGTCCTTTTTGcacgtaaaccagttttgccagttccccaGGAGAATcgggggatagaaggagcggccgaatcattactgagccaggagaaaggctttttcagaaccccgaacagccaaatagcagacgacagcatttctctggaccaatcagcgagcgtgatccttgtagcgtcagcgtgaggtcccaggcagatcacagtccggtactgctctccaccggcATTGCGTACGgccgctttttgcggcgtactttaaattcaatttctgcgataattatgactctgtggtgtgaattacttctcatggtgtatcttactggcctacttaagttttataggaagaaaccagggtgttaaaaatgacttctgcgctACTTTAAATCAGTCAACGTAACACTAGATTTCCTCGAGTTCGACGTAGGACGACACTCCCGCATAATTTGCCTTCTGTCTTAATTTCCTGAAACTGAAGGAAACATTACCTTATTAGTAGAACGGTCACAGTTAGTAACCTTGGAGAGATTACAGTTAGAACTGGAAAGTTGACTATGTCtgacccccaccaccaccaccattgggGGCATCACTGTTTGTAGGGATGTAACAGTGgtaaaaaataatttttgaTACCAACATTATCACGAAACATGCGGTAAACAAAGTGTGTCCACAAACGGTTTCATTTCGAAAATGCTAGCGGTAATTGACCCATCGAGCATGCCCAATGTAATCATCATACGAAATGTTGTTACGAATGCTTTGTAACATGCTTTCAAACTTTTTGAAATGCTTCGAAAGATACTTTGTTCCAGATCGCATGCATATTTTACGAGAAAGTGTCGTGACAACAAACGTGGAAATGCTCACTACATTGAGTGGAGCACTGACAGGACATTGAATTCGACAGAGCATTGAGGCTATTATGTCTCTTTTTATTACAGACTGATCTGTTTCAAACAAAACAGGCTCCTATACTACACGAACAGTTGTTGCAGGTTGAGTCAGTAAAGGTCAGTCAAAGGAACTAACTGTTCTATCATCTTGTCTTAATGTTTATAGTGATGCGTATGCTATCTTGTGTGAAAACACCATTGTCATTTCCTCACTGGTTGTTCATggatcaaaaaaaaaaaagggaaaagtgCTTCAAGGCTATTTATAAAGAGTCTCATACCTAAGGCACACGGCACGCTCTAAGGACATTTCTGCTAAAGGAGTTCTGAAAATAGTGTGTGGCGCCAGTTATCGTTTGATAAGCGAACCATGAAAACAGCATTCCATTTCACCGTTATCAGAAGGTTCGCTTGCCAGACGATAACGGACGCAACGAGCGATTTTCGGCACTCCTTTTGTGAAAAGGCCCGTGGAGCGGCCGTGTGTCTTAGGTATTACATTTCAGAGTTGAACCCATCTTTACCTGCAGATCCGCATCATTGTCACTTAGTTTAAAACTCGAAAATCCCCGGAAATGAACTTGCCAAGTTGCAAAGTCAGCCACCAATACGGGCACTGGTTCAGCATAGCCACTCTGCATCTCTTGTTCATCTCAAATAGGAGACAcgttattttctactcaatatacCGGTTGTTCTTTTTTAATCTGTTGCGGATTTTTTACAAAAAGGCTACAAGAGTAGTTGTTGTGCAGAGACCATCAAACATAAGCCCAGTTTCCCTTTAATTACACAAATGTTGAAAATGCAGGAAGCCCTAAAAAGGAGAGACTCTGCTCAAACAGAATACGAGCTGACCGCCGATGCCCTGAGTAAGAGGAAACAGGAGAGGCAGCAGGTCTGGAAAACCATTGTTGcaattttaaaaaagaaaacaagaactaAAAGGGTGCTCGCTGCAACTGCACGATACTTCTCATACTTTGCAGTTGGAGACGTCGGGTCCAGGATTCTCCATTAATGTCCTGCTCGGCAAAAGTGCAGAGAGCACCAAGAAAGATCGTGAACAGAGGTTGGATGATGTCATAGAGCAGGTGAGGCTCAGACTCGTCAATGTTGGTAACTAGCTACAAATAACTTGTAACTATAACAAGTAAAAATAATGTTCCCGGGAAGTAGTGTAACTGTGATTTAACACTTTTGCTGAGACTGTAAAAAACTGTCTTTTCAAACTGTGCTGTAAACTATCTTTTCAAACGCTTTCCGGTTAAGCAGATTAATAACCATACTTTTGCTGAATGCCCAGTGAAGCACCGGAATCCTTTTGTGGATTGTAAGGCAAACGTTGTCTATGCCATTCCCCTTTTGTGCGGATTTTCATATGTCGGTCAGAGTGGACGTTGCATGAACGACCGTCTCCGAAAACACTCTCGTATAATGTCAAAAAGAATATGTTCTCGGAGCTGGCCGTTCATCTCAAAGAATGCAGTGGGTGTGCCCCGTTGCTTCATGAGATCGGTGAACTTGCGGTCGAAAGGGATAAAAGACGGAGGTTACCGCGAGAGTCTGTCGAGATAGCCACATGTGACAATGTGATTAGTAACCCGTCGTTTTGTTGCCTCTTGAGTATAAACCTTTTGTTGAGTCTgagaatttgtcgtccgtcatCTCTCGGTCCCCTACCCCAAGTCTACGCCAGCTTGCCCGCGCCCTCTCCCTTGTTTCTTTAGCGtaaaaatgtaactgtaatTACGTTACTCGGGCAgtgccacatttttttttttttttttgtgtcagTCTTTAAACTTCTTTCTACTACTTTCACACGCTGGCTGTAGCTGTAagttagttactttttttagaGAGCTTTCACGTGACTCGTTGGATACATTTGTGCACCCGTGCGATTTCACAACGCAGCTCACACGAAGCGTCGAAGAAAGTCACCTGGTCCATCAGAACATGAACGTGGAGCTCAAAGAAGAGATGGAAGAATGGAACACATCACGACAGAAGGACATCAGACAGGTGTTCCTCGGTATGGCTGATCAACGTATAAACTATTATCAAAGGGTGAGACTATTCACTTGACTTGGTAGTTTGCCCAGCTAGCTTAGGCGGAAACACCGTCGAACATGGTTATACGGTAGAGTCTCGATTATACGAATTTTGGGGATGATACGAATTATTTTCCAGTCCCGGcaggaatgcctattcttcccatgtattacagttcggatgatacgaacgagcCAAGGAGGTGACATAGGTCGTTCCCCGTGACCAGTCgtgtcctcctcctccttttgaGGAGGGAGGGAGACCCTCATCCTCCTCACCACAATCTCCCATACACCATGttatgcaatgcaatgcaatgcaatgcaagcaatgactctccctttgagggtggtggtggagataagataAAAGGGCTTGCACTGCCCagaaccttatcaccttatctctgttttgaatTTTTTCCCCCTAGCGACAATTAACCCCCTGAAGCTGTGTGATGTCGCACTGGTTTAGGAAAAgagcgaccagaacacgtggagggaacatatcgggGCAACTTCTGGCAACGTTAGGtgtcaccattctgcaagtcggcttcgccTAACGCCTGcatgctttaggagaagctcccTTTAcgacactgtcgcgcgactcgcgggtgggaagcacgtgctgggccctttgcatcatctcgcgaatttcgGCAGCACTGGCCAAAAACGGAGCTGCAAGAGCGTTCGACCGACCTCTTCAACAAAGAGTAGTGGAAAATGAACGgtcactgtctatttttttgcctcaatttttatattTGGTTTAATTCTGTCGATACGAATGTTTCCCATCGTCCCGAGAGagtcgtatcatcgagattctactgtaggTAGTCTTTCAAGATTCTGAGACGTGCCAGAAAAAGATTATGCATATGcagggtctgacttttttgggttaaacctgatttctCTCCTATTTTCAATCACTTATCAATAGTCAACTTGACTAAGTGTACATTAGTATTTGGTAGCGATCTGTACGCCTGTCCCATGTTTGGTGCGAAAATAAACTAGGCAAGCGTGTTTGACATTACAACATTTAGTGCCCGCGACTATAATTCTCGAGGAATGCATGTTTGACCACTATATGCACCTTTTGCTGCAGGTCAGTTGCTGCAATGCACGAAACATAACGCGTAACTCGCATAGCGTAACTCGATAATGCCCAAATGTATCAATAGCACCTAATTTCACCCCAAATTTCAGATCTAAAAAACATCACCCGATTTTTAACCCCCCAAATTCAGGAAGCGCATTTAAACCGAAAACGTTCGATCCTATGCATATGCTACAAGTATTCAACCTAAAACAACAGAGGTCGTTTCCACATTTTCTGCCAGTTTTACAGGATTTTTCGTCCATATTCTCGCAGTGTTTATCGGCGTGGGAAGCCGCCCTGTCCGAACTAAGAACCAAAGGCTCATCAACCACATAGAACTGTTATGTGCCAATGGAAGCTAATTGCGGAAGGAACTCTCCAGTCAGTGGCCAAGGACAAACATTTGCTATTGACTCTCTCTTACAATGTGCATCCCATCCTGCACAATTTACAGTTATATTGAACCCCCACATTTTACAATTTAGCCGGTGTTACAGGGGAAATGTATCATACGTGTTACTTTTTGTTTGGTGCTGTCAGATTATTGTTGCGTTGAAATTGTGTTGTGTTGAAAAAAGCTTTTAACTGCCAGTGCTTCAAAAAGCTCTACTACCACTTCTGAAGTTTGTCCAAATTGGTTCCTAGAGGTAACATACCCCCCTTTTGGGGGGGGATTTCCAACATTTGAAAGATTTTGGCAGCTGAAATGTTGCAAGAGTGCTTTTTATAGCGAATCAAACCAATAAAATCACTGCTCAAGCAATTAGGAAGGGGATAACATTTTAAAATACGTTTGTCACACTGCACTTCTGAAggattttttgttttctctgcACTGTGATCACATTCCAGTTTTGGTGATGGAGTTAATTTTTATGATACATATTCAGTTGCGTTCGGATATATTTATTTCGAGGATGCCGACAATTTAATCCGGAAGTTCCGGTGGACTACAAGAGGTGGTTGATATTATGTTAGTTTTCTTTTAACTATACTTTGCACCAGCGTGTGTTCGAGCGAATGATAAGCGAGATAACTATGTACAGTGTCAGTACGGTTCCAGGATAGCCACGATGTTGTCATGCTATGTTGTATGTGCGATTAAAAggatgtatgtgtgtgtgtgtgtacaatCTGTCTGTGAGTCTGGTATCTGGCACCATATGATAGATGACACAGACATTATCTTTTGAGCagtcttttattttcttgttgcGAGTGAGAATGAACAAACAAAAGCACAGTCAATTACTCATTGGCTGGAATGAAAACACAAACAAGAATCATCACTTTGTGTGTTGGCGAAAATAAACCTTGAGCAATTCCTGGGCTCTTGTGACAAGCAAAGAGGTCACAATGTGATCGCAAAGTGATGTCCTGGTGCCCACAGTGCTGTGAGTGAGGTTCCTAAAAGATCAAAATCTCtcaatttattttcattttgtgCAACAGGTGCTATGGACAACGCCATTTTGGGATCATTACTAGTGGGTTAGCAAAATGACTACCAAGGTTGAAGCATGGCCAAAACTCTGGCATGATCCGGGCATAGATGGGTCAGGTCGGTCGGGCATCACACTTGCATTGACTCTGGCCTAGGTCGCTTTGAGAAGCCTTtgcctttcattatttttccagttctttttctttctttctttcttttttttttctgtcattcTAATTCACATAATCATGCTGGTTCAATGAACCAGATAGTTTGCCCAGGCACGATTCAGGAAGGGCTCTGCATCAGTGCCAAGGGTCTGGTAACATTTTGTGACTTGTGACCTAGGCTCATAAATCTAGTCCAGAGCAGTGGTCTATGTCTGCGCATGATCCAACAGCTATTAAAATTGTCCAGTGAAGGAATAAACAGATGCAAACATGAACACTACTATTCTATTAATAAGGTTTTATCCTTGGTGCAAGAATCTTGTTaacaaatttattttatttttttttatttagcgATAACAGCGATGGTACTCCCAAAATGTAATTTGGAGCAATTTTTGGAGCATCGAAATATGCGTTTTGGAGCACTTTGGAGCACCCAAACATCGGAGTACTTTGGTAGCAGGACCATCAAGCCTTGCTTTGGCTTTGCGTGACCTCAAGAGTCACCATTTCCATTCCAACAGGCGCGTGCGCTTATGTATGTCCCGCCTTGCAACTGCTGCGCAACAATTGCCGTTTCAAATAAAATTACGCGGAATTATGCGGGAGACGATTCTAAGCAGTCCGGAAACACACCTGCAGATATCTAATGACGAAGTGTGTTGACTTCGTGGGACTGCGTTGCACGCCACTAAGTTTCACGTGAGCGTTTGCTCACGTTTGGTAACAATACCTACCGTGCCAATGTGAAAAAAATAAGCTTACATAAAAATAGACAGTGGGCTGGAAACATTTCATGCAAATTTTCCAAATTTTCCGGCAGGTTGAAGCCACGCGCGATCAATGTATGTGTCCTTGTAGTTGCAAGAAAATGACGTGCACCACCGTTGCAAAAGGAACGCTCCATTTTGTGATTTGTTTGCTAGTTCTCTACAGACTCCTCGCCGCTAGCTTTGAAGCAGTTTGGCGCCATATTGCAGATTTTTGTCAGGGTGGCGTAGAAAATCTCATTTTCCACAAAACGGTGCAGGAGTGGAATCACTGTGATAATATTAACCATCTAGTGAGGGCCCAAGCTTGGGATAGATGGCTCACGTACATAACACGGTAGAGCATAatgcagtatatatatatataatatgctTACATTTTCACAAAACGTCCTCTTCACACAGCTGATATGGCCCCCTTTCTATCTTCCCTTACAAATAAGGTAAAAAGTTGCCTTGGTTCTAGAACTACTGCGATTCTATAGAACTATTGTTCACCATTTGTATCAGTTCTTTTAGCCTCTCCCTTCATCGTGAGGTCTGACAAACTTTATGCGTTTGCAAATTTGGTGCTTTTTCTGGAGCACATAGTTTCAGGATGTGCATCGGAACCCAGAAAATTGGCAAAGTGCATTTCGTGATTGGCTAACCCGTAGTAACGCCAAGACGCCTCCCTCAAGAGCTACAAGCTCATTTTAAGTTGCTTTTCCTTTTCGAAGCCAGGACATCTTAGTAGTAGTCAATAATTTAACTGCAATAAAAATTTGATTGTCTAGGGGGGTTCTCGTACTGATCCCCGAAGACAAGAAGCGATGCAAGACCGTGATACCTTGTACAACGGGGCTGTTGGTGAAGACGGTGACACTGCGTGCTGGGTGTGGTGGCAGCCTGCAGTCCTTCCTGGCCTGCTTCACCTTCTGGTGATTGCATTTCCAGCTGCACATTAATACAGCGTTGTATCGAGGCTACACCGTGGACCATGATATGTGCGCACGCGATTGGCTCAGATGCGCGAGGACCTCACCTTCCCACTTCTTCGGAACGTTCCCATTCTTCCAGGTCATCCATGCGGAGTATCACGTAATGCCCTGAACAAAGAGGGAAAAGTGCATTGTTCCCACCATTTGCACAACTGGATAAATTATTTTTGGGGCATCCACACACCCGTGTCCAGGTTCCACTGTAGCAGCGCCCCGGCTCGGTAAGTCGCACGGCCCACGTCGCACCGTCTGCAAATAAGGATGCAGACTGTAAATATCCATCTTCAACATATTCTGTGAACATGTGGGATGGTTTTGACTGTGGCTCTAATTTTGCAGGTTAAGACAAACAGCTCAACAGCATGGGTCTGGGGCTTGCTCAGAAACTAATAGACTCAAGTTGCTCAGAAAGCCCAGCCTGATCAGGCCCACGAAAATTTTTCTCTGGCCTACGATTTTCTGTGTCATGAGTACACCCCCTAGCTTTCCGCACTGGAAAATTGACTTTTCCGCAGGATTCCGTGggcaaaagaaaagaagcaaaaaaaaaaaagaatgcactGTATTTTCCCAAGATCATGTACAGACTTATCCTGCAAGCTCTTCCAGGCTTTTGTAACTTCTCAGTGTGCATCGAAAACTAGAACCAGCTCTGTCAATCTCTCTCCGGGTGTTGCTGTCATCAAATTCCGTTTAGTCGCGGCACGTTCAGCTGTGTAAGTGCCAGCTGTATCGGTGGTGTCAGGCAGTGGTGTCGTGACTGATCAGGTTTAACCCGCAAAAATGTTTAAGATCGATTGAAATCCTCACATAATTCTGTAAGATATCGagtattccgcaaaaaaaaatgacaatCTTGAAGGAAACGGCAAGTTCCGCAAGACATGGCCAGCTCCGCGAAATTTCCATGCATGAGCAAACAGTCAGACTGGTAAAACCTTACTACATTTATAAATGTTGACAGCCCAGCAAGACCGATAAATGTAAACCTGGGCTGTGCTTTAGCACCGCATTTCCTGCTGTTCTTGCGGTGCTGATATGACATAAATTTGTGCAATTATTTTTGTTGAAAAAGATTGCAAAGCACTCACCTGTCCATGCCTTCAGGGTCTGCTGCTCGCACCAGAACACAAAAGAGAAGCAAGGCTGTTCGGTCCTCGGGGAAAACCTGCAAACATTTTAGGAGGAATGTTCAGAGCCTTCACGCACACACATGCAGCATAATACAAGTGCACTAAAGTATGTGTCCAAGTATTCTGTTATAACAAAACAGACTTTCTTCATTAGCTTTTTTCTCTACGTTAGCATGTTTGTAAGAAATTCCACGATGTCCTACattcttaaaactgaacttcaccgcatagcatgctcttagTCACATTGTCCTGCCTCctttggttaaaaacgggagacgcatgcctttttgtgacacttatgcagtcacgctaattgtcacaaaaatgcgtacgccccgCCACAAATCAGGCGTGATAGAGGTATCATTCTGCGCCATGTGGTATAGTtgcgttttaagagtgtaagcgTCGTGCCAGTCTTGCTGCATTTTAAATTAATTTGTGTGGCTCCCAAAAGTGAATAACTGTGGCCACATACCTCGACAACACGCACGTCATAATCCTCAAAGGCACAGTacactttcttcttttctgagcAAAGTTTCCGTGCCACAATGTCCGCAAAGGCCTCCATGTCAAATTTGATCTCGCAGACCCCCAGTACAGGACCCTGCGCAAGACCCATCACAAAATATAGCACACGCCAAAGCTGAACATCGAAAGTGACACTCGATGAACACAGGAGCAgtaagcaagcgagctggtctaTACGTGAGGGAGGCAGCACTTCCTCGAATGCTGAGGAGTGGAGACGAAGATGAGGAAGACACGGAACAAGGAATAACAGGACGGAGcagactcaaaccagcaaatgaGACTCTATTCATAATGAGACATTGGTATAAAGAGGGATGAGAGTAGAGAGATTACAGGGGAACACACAGGTGGCTAGACAGGCTTTCTATCTGGGTAAAGGAGGTCAAGGAAGCCACTGTGGATGAAAATAGAGGGTTAACTATCCCAGCTCCTAATTTTTGCTATATGAAAGAATCCTAGAAGGGTACGGGATAGTCGATCTTTGGAGAATATGGGTTCTGTAAAGTTGAACCTGTCTGTGGCATGACCTTATGTGATTGCAAAGTTTAGAATTGGACGAATTGTTGCTTACACCGTTGGAGTGCTCTCTTAATCTATCATTAACACATCTGCCTGTTTAGCCCATGTAACAACATTTGTGTAACTATGTAAGCAACAAAGTTTCCCAAGGGTAAGAGTTTCTTAAATACTGCATTACATAATGTGTACATCATGCTATGTGCCTGCTCTCTGTTTTAACATGTTCTAACTAGAGTGAAGTTTCAAAGGGAACTgttaaaagtaactgtaaagaAACCGAGTTCGATAGCTGTTACTTACATGC from Ornithodoros turicata isolate Travis chromosome 4, ASM3712646v1, whole genome shotgun sequence encodes the following:
- the LOC135390624 gene encoding sorting nexin-7-like → MEIPTPSDEASKTSGIESVRTSNDVLSLQDSEQTDVTDFPTPSEGSVITPDASMINFFHFEDDFGDELDTRDLVVRVDNPEKHSSTLDSYVTFRITTKTTRSDFDGHEYSVRRRYNDFFWLKQKLEQAHPSCIIPPLPEKYALQQLQRFTQEFLRSRMIGLHQFLNRVVEHKVLSKDENLKVFLTSKPYEFVAHRKKDSVGLVGRVSDTIQSLATPYLLRSQPPPEEFQAASQYATLLGDKLACTERIAQRISKEEQEHVLELNELQAAFTLWGASESELGPGLCALATALDKCASAQQEVTDLFQTKQAPILHEQLLQVESVKEALKRRDSAQTEYELTADALSKRKQERQQLETSGPGFSINVLLGKSAESTKKDREQRLDDVIEQLTRSVEESHLVHQNMNVELKEEMEEWNTSRQKDIRQVFLGMADQRINYYQRCLSAWEAALSELRTKGSSTT